From one Mytilus edulis chromosome 1, xbMytEdul2.2, whole genome shotgun sequence genomic stretch:
- the LOC139493852 gene encoding uncharacterized protein, giving the protein MKAAIILATALVAIIAVHEAESVVTCGSLCKAHCTFRRCGYFMSVLYHGRCYCRCLLCASEHAMKFPVNEGSSPSDMMPQMNENENTEFGQDMPTGETEQGETGI; this is encoded by the exons ATGAAGGCAGCAATTATTCTGGCTACTGCTCTTGTAGCAATTATTGCAG TTCACGAGGCTGAGAGTGTAGTTACTTGTGGTTCATTATGTAAAGCGCATTGCACATTTAGAAGATGTGGGTATTTTATGTCAGTCCTCTATCATGGACGTTGCTACTGCAGATGTCTGCTTTGTGCCAGTGAACATGCCATGAAATTTCCTGTAAATGAAGG atcaTCTCCATCTGACATGATGCCACAGATGAATGAAAATGAGAACACTGAATTCGGCCAAGACATGCCCACAGGAGAAACCGAACAAGGTGAAACTGGCATATAA
- the LOC139493868 gene encoding uncharacterized protein yields the protein MKAAVILAIALVAILAVHEAEASCASRCKGHCRARRCGYYVSVLYRGRCYCKCLRCSSEHSMKFPENEGSSPSDMMPQMNENENTEFGQDMPTGETEQGETGI from the exons ATGAAGGCAGCAGTTATTCTGGCTATCGCTCTTGTAGCAATTCTTGCAG TCCATGAGGCAGAGGCAAGTTGTGCTTCCAGATGTAAAGGCCATTGTAGAGCAAGACGCTGTGGATATTATGTATCAGTCCTATACAGAGGGCGTTGCTACTGCAAATGTCTTCGTTGTTCCAGTGAGCATTCCATGAAATTCCCTGAAAATGAAGG atcATCTCCATCTGACATGATGCCACAGATGAATGAAAATGAGAACACTGAATTCGGTCAGGACATGCCCACAGGAGAAACCGAACAAGGTGAAACTGGCATTTAA
- the LOC139493892 gene encoding uncharacterized protein codes for MKVAVILAIALAVLLIVHESEAGCASRCKAKCAGRRCKGWASASFRGRCYCKCFRCGSEHTMQFPENEGSSQMNEYENIDLAQDMPTGETEQGETGI; via the exons ATGAAGGTAGCAGTTATCCTGGCTATTGCTCTTGCAGTACTTCTTATAG tTCATGAGTCAGAAGCAGGTTGTGCTTCCAGATGTAAAGCTAAATGTGCAGGCAGAAGATGTAAAGGTTGGGCATCAGCCAGTTTTAGAGGACGATGCTACTGCAAATGTTTCCGTTGTGGCAGTGAGCATACCATGCAATTCCCAGAAAATGAAGG atcatctCAGATGAATGAATACGAGAACATTGATCTCGCCCAAGACATGCCCACAGGAGAAACCGAACAAGGTGAAACTGGCATATAA
- the LOC139493836 gene encoding U3 small nucleolar RNA-interacting protein 2-like — MSFFIKNRKRKPEKSQNKKQKFNDSQNKSDARKPKKRFLGEELDSDSDIESDIEGKKTYSSSEEDIETAQEKKLRLAKQYLSQIQAEEADNLEDEEIHRDIVSHRLKQDILEQTGRLHKQVADDYIPPTIEDITVLRGHQLSVTCIIISSDSKHIYSGSKDCTIIKWDTQTCRKVYTVYGAKKNGGEGHSAHVMSLAISSDGKYLASGDANKEIHIRNPETMEKIKVFRGHRNTVSGLAFRKGSHQLFSASHDRAVKIWNLDEMTYVETLYGHEDAITSIDSLTRERAITAGGRDASLRIWKIIEESQLVFHGHMGSIDCVSLINETNFVSGGDDNSIALWGVMKKKPMVLVRNAHSGNSEEKSEFWISAVASLQHTDLIATGSKDGMIRFWKCGDDFKSLKPIFSLPVTGFVNSLQFSKDGSFLVAGVGQEHKMGRWWRIKEARNSICIIKLSKANEP, encoded by the exons ATGTCATTTTTCATCAAGAACAGGAAAAGAAAGCCAGAAAAATCACAAAACAAG aaacagAAATTCAATGATTCACAAAATAAATCAGATGCGAGAAAACCAAAAAAGAGATTTCTTGGAGAGGAACTTGACAGTGATTCAGATATTGAAAG TGATATTGAAGGAAAAAAGACCTATTCATCTTCAGAGGAGGACATAGAGACAGCACAAGAGAAGAAACTTAGATTAGCCAAACAGTACTTGTCTCAGATACAAGCTGAAG AAGCTGACAATCTTGAAGATGAAGAAATTCACAGAGATATAGTATCGCACAGATTAAAACAGGATATA CTAGAACAAACAGGACGATTACATAAACAGGTTGCTGATGAT TATATACCTCCAACAATTGAAGACATCACAGTGTTACGAGGACATCAACTTTCAGTGACATGCATCATTATTTCCTCAGATAGTAAACATATTTACAGTGGTTCTAAGGACTGTACAATTATAAAAT GGGATACCCAGACATGTCGGAAAGTTTATACAGTATATGGAGCTAAAAAGAATGGAGGTGAAGGTCATTCAGCACATGTCATGTCATTGGCAATATCATCAGATGGAAAATACTTG GCCTCGGGTGATGCCAACAAAGAAATCCATATTAGAAACCCAGAAACAatggaaaaaataaaagtatttagaGGTCATAGAAACACAGTATCT GGACTAGCTTTTAGAAAAGGATCACATCAGTTGTTCAGTGCTTCACATGACCGTGCTGTAAAGATATGGAACTTAGATGAGATGACATATGTAGAAACATT ATATGGACATGAAGATGCTATAACATCTATAGATAGTCTAACAAGGGAGCGAGCCATTACAGCAGGGGGCAGGGATGCAAGTCTTAGAATCTGGAAAATTATTGAAGAATCACAACTAGTCTTTCATGGTCATAT GGGTTCCATAGACTGTGTATCCTTGATCAATGAGACAAACTTTGTGTCAGGAGGTGATGATAA TTCCATAGCATTATGGGGAGTTATGAAGAAGAAGCCAATGGTTTTAGTCAGAAATGCTCATTCAGGGAACAGCGAGGAAAAGTCTGAATTCTGGATATCAGCAGTGGCATCTTTACAACATACAGATTTAATAGCTACAG GTTCAAAAGATGGAATGATAAGATTTTGGAAGTGTGGTGATGACTTTAAATCATTAAAACCCATTTTTAGTTTGCCTGTG ACAGGATTTGTGAACTCACTCCAGTTTTCTAAAGATGGCAGTTTTTTAGTAGCTGGTGTAGGACAAGAACATAAAATGGGCAGATGGTGGAGAATTAAAGAAGCTAGAAATAGCATTTGTATCATAAAACTGTCAAAGGCTAATGAACCATAA